One genomic region from Actinomycetota bacterium encodes:
- the atpB gene encoding F0F1 ATP synthase subunit A — protein sequence MLALEFPPVSHLIEWPDLLGSGPFAVNKVVLLMWLGGVLTFLFFYLGARKATTGLVPKGVQNVAEAVIDFVRNDVILQGIGPDGMRFLPFLVTVFTFVFVCNIFGIIPGIQMPVNARMAIPMFLALVVWVTYNVMGIAKQGVLSYFKNIIVPPGVPIALLPLIGLIEFISTIFVRPFALAVRLFANMLAGHLLLVTFAVLASALFSSTYVGAIFPGGLLIALTGFELLVAVLQAYIFVILTAVFIGGAMHPEH from the coding sequence GTGCTGGCCCTCGAGTTCCCCCCCGTCTCGCACCTGATCGAATGGCCCGACCTGCTCGGCAGCGGGCCGTTCGCGGTGAACAAGGTCGTGCTGCTCATGTGGCTGGGCGGTGTGCTGACCTTCCTCTTCTTCTACCTCGGGGCGCGGAAGGCGACGACGGGACTGGTGCCGAAGGGCGTGCAGAACGTTGCCGAGGCCGTCATCGACTTCGTGCGCAACGACGTGATCCTGCAGGGGATCGGCCCCGACGGCATGCGCTTCCTGCCGTTCCTCGTGACGGTGTTCACCTTCGTCTTCGTGTGCAACATCTTCGGCATCATCCCGGGCATCCAGATGCCGGTGAACGCGCGCATGGCGATCCCGATGTTCCTCGCGCTCGTGGTGTGGGTCACCTACAACGTGATGGGAATCGCGAAGCAAGGTGTCCTGAGCTACTTCAAGAACATCATCGTCCCGCCGGGCGTCCCCATCGCCTTGCTCCCGCTCATCGGGCTCATCGAGTTCATCTCGACGATCTTCGTGCGCCCGTTCGCGCTGGCGGTCCGGCTCTTCGCCAACATGCTCGCCGGCCACCTGCTGCTGGTGACCTTCGCGGTGCTCGCCAGCGCCCTGTTCTCGTCGACCTACGTGGGCGCGATCTTCCCCGGCGGCCTGCTGATCGCCCTCACCGGCTTCGAGCTGCTCGTGGCCGTGCTGCAGGCCTACATCTTCGTCATTCTCACCGCCGTCTTCATCGGCGGCGCCATGCACCCCGAGCACTAG
- a CDS encoding AtpZ/AtpI family protein has product MPPRPRPPRLRKNSQAPSGAPAGGETSLDRSSDKVDRSLDKTANNHPRQTWKGFDDAFARGIELVATPLLFGLGGWYLDRWAGTRPLFTLILFVVAVVGMAARMYYAYAAAMEEHDRAGVWARTPRPASAGSGETGEGHV; this is encoded by the coding sequence TTGCCCCCTCGGCCTCGACCCCCTAGATTGAGAAAGAATTCACAAGCTCCCTCCGGCGCCCCCGCCGGAGGTGAGACCAGCTTGGACAGAAGCTCGGACAAAGTGGACAGAAGCTTGGACAAAACAGCCAACAACCACCCCCGACAGACCTGGAAGGGCTTCGACGACGCGTTCGCCCGCGGGATCGAGCTCGTGGCCACGCCGCTCCTCTTCGGGCTGGGCGGGTGGTACCTCGACCGGTGGGCGGGCACCCGTCCGCTCTTCACCCTGATCCTGTTCGTGGTGGCCGTCGTGGGCATGGCCGCGCGCATGTACTACGCCTACGCGGCGGCGATGGAGGAGCACGATCGGGCCGGCGTGTGGGCGCGGACCCCTCGGCCGGCCTCGGCCGGGAGCGGAGAGACCGGGGAAGGGCACGTATGA
- a CDS encoding ATP synthase subunit I encodes MTETPNVEHELARDMILRALPVLPLVVLVAWATRGGNGALSAGFGIGLVLANLTLSAVLLAWAARVSPSVLMATALGGFLVRMTLVGFALYLVKDLGWADLPVLAVTVLVTHLGMLFWETRYVSASLAFPALKPQRKGA; translated from the coding sequence ATGACGGAGACGCCGAACGTCGAGCACGAGCTGGCCCGCGACATGATTCTGCGGGCCCTGCCCGTCCTGCCGCTGGTCGTGCTCGTCGCGTGGGCGACGCGCGGCGGCAACGGTGCGCTCTCCGCCGGCTTCGGCATCGGGTTGGTCCTCGCCAACCTCACGCTGTCCGCGGTGCTCTTGGCATGGGCGGCGCGGGTGTCGCCGTCGGTCCTCATGGCCACTGCGCTCGGTGGGTTCCTGGTGCGCATGACGCTCGTCGGCTTCGCCCTCTACCTGGTGAAGGACCTCGGATGGGCCGACCTGCCCGTGCTCGCGGTCACCGTCCTGGTCACGCACCTCGGGATGCTGTTCTGGGAGACCCGCTACGTCTCCGCCTCGCTTGCCTTCCCCGCCCTGAAGCCGCAGCGCAAAGGAGCCTGA
- a CDS encoding undecaprenyl/decaprenyl-phosphate alpha-N-acetylglucosaminyl 1-phosphate transferase, whose protein sequence is MTSADALSYGIAFAVAAAITFITTSIVRRMAIRVGAVVGPEERRVHTVPTPTLGGAAMFVAFVVAMAVSSQLSGFDNVFRGSSEPLAVVLGATVIFAVGLIDDVREVSAPAKVAGMVLAGGVLSLLGVTMFYFRIPFSDRDFVSLSPDLAPLVGIIWVAGMANAINLIDGLDGLAAGIVAIAAGAFFLYTTRLSNGILPQDSIGPLVAAVTCGLCVGFLPHNFHPAKIFMGDGGALMLGLLMASSTMVVGGRVDDQFSGQTYFFFAPLVIPLVILGLPILDTVFAVVRRATRHAKLTEADKEHLHHRLMRMGHGQRRSVLILWAWTAVLSGIVLYPTYTSRGNAVVPTAVAIMGVALYTVLRPGARRARLVAVGDVDRKAGPGAA, encoded by the coding sequence GTGACATCCGCGGACGCCCTGTCCTACGGCATCGCCTTCGCGGTGGCGGCTGCCATCACCTTCATCACCACCTCCATCGTTCGCCGGATGGCAATCCGCGTCGGTGCGGTCGTGGGCCCCGAGGAGCGGCGCGTGCACACGGTGCCGACGCCAACGCTCGGCGGCGCCGCGATGTTCGTCGCCTTCGTCGTCGCCATGGCCGTCTCGTCGCAGCTCTCGGGGTTCGACAACGTGTTCCGCGGCTCGTCCGAGCCCCTCGCGGTGGTCCTCGGCGCAACCGTGATCTTCGCGGTCGGATTGATCGACGACGTGCGCGAGGTCTCCGCTCCGGCCAAGGTCGCAGGGATGGTGCTGGCGGGCGGCGTGCTCTCGCTGTTGGGCGTGACGATGTTCTACTTCCGGATCCCCTTCTCGGACCGCGACTTCGTCTCGCTGTCGCCCGACCTGGCGCCGCTCGTCGGCATCATCTGGGTGGCCGGGATGGCGAACGCGATCAACCTCATCGACGGGCTCGACGGGTTGGCCGCCGGCATCGTCGCCATCGCGGCCGGCGCGTTCTTCCTGTACACGACGCGGCTCTCGAACGGCATCCTGCCCCAGGACAGCATCGGCCCACTCGTGGCCGCGGTGACGTGCGGGCTGTGCGTGGGCTTCCTGCCCCACAACTTCCATCCCGCCAAGATCTTCATGGGTGACGGGGGCGCGCTGATGCTCGGTCTGCTGATGGCGTCGAGCACGATGGTCGTCGGGGGACGCGTCGACGACCAGTTCAGCGGCCAGACCTACTTCTTCTTCGCGCCCCTCGTCATCCCGCTCGTGATCCTCGGCCTGCCGATCCTCGACACGGTCTTCGCCGTCGTCCGCCGGGCCACCCGCCACGCCAAGCTCACAGAGGCCGACAAGGAGCACCTGCACCACCGGCTCATGCGGATGGGTCACGGCCAGCGCCGGTCGGTGCTGATCCTCTGGGCCTGGACCGCGGTGCTCTCGGGCATCGTGCTCTACCCGACCTACACGAGCCGGGGCAACGCGGTCGTGCCCACGGCCGTGGCGATCATGGGCGTGGCCCTGTACACGGTGCTGCGCCCCGGAGCCCGCCGCGCCCGCCTGGTAGCGGTCGGCGACGTGGACCGGAAGGCGGGACCGGGAGCGGCCTGA
- a CDS encoding serine hydroxymethyltransferase produces MHGPAREDRELFDIIDREVERQNTTIQLIASENFASPAVLAATGSVLTNKYSEGYPGKRYYGGNHVVDEAEDLARERAKALFGADHANVQPHSGSNANLAVCLGFLKPGDTLMGMRLDQGGHLSHGQPVNISGQLYRGVTYGVTASDERLDYDQIRDLAREHRPKLMFAGATAYPRVIDPAVFRTICDEVGAILVFDAAHIAGLIAGGVHPNPVPHADVVTFTTHKTLRGPRGGCILSRAEHAQVIDKALFPGLQGGPLDHVIAAKAVAFREAAQPEFTTYAAQIVRNAQALARHLAEAGFRLVSGGTDNHLMLVDLRPFDADLTGKEAQIVLDRAGITLNKNQIPGDPRSPFVTSGLRIGTPATTTAGMTEPEMAEIASLIARALRHREDDAELAAVHDAVTTLCSKFTPYPELTG; encoded by the coding sequence TTGCACGGGCCGGCTCGCGAGGACCGCGAGCTGTTCGACATCATCGACCGCGAGGTCGAACGGCAGAACACCACGATCCAGCTCATCGCGTCGGAGAACTTCGCGTCACCCGCGGTGCTGGCCGCGACCGGTTCCGTCCTCACGAACAAGTACTCCGAGGGTTACCCGGGCAAGCGTTATTACGGCGGCAACCACGTCGTCGACGAGGCGGAAGACCTGGCGCGTGAGCGCGCCAAGGCGCTGTTCGGAGCGGACCACGCGAACGTGCAGCCGCACTCGGGGTCCAACGCCAACCTCGCGGTCTGCCTGGGCTTCCTGAAGCCGGGCGACACGCTCATGGGCATGCGCCTCGACCAGGGTGGCCACCTCTCGCACGGCCAGCCGGTGAACATCAGCGGCCAGCTCTACCGAGGCGTCACCTACGGCGTCACCGCGAGCGACGAACGCCTCGACTACGACCAGATCCGCGACCTCGCGCGCGAGCACCGACCCAAGCTGATGTTCGCCGGCGCCACCGCGTACCCCCGCGTCATCGACCCCGCGGTCTTCCGCACCATCTGCGACGAGGTGGGCGCCATCCTCGTCTTCGACGCGGCTCACATCGCCGGTCTCATCGCCGGGGGCGTGCACCCGAACCCGGTTCCCCACGCCGACGTCGTGACGTTCACGACCCACAAGACGCTGCGCGGCCCCCGCGGCGGCTGCATCCTCAGCCGCGCCGAGCACGCCCAGGTCATCGACAAGGCGCTGTTCCCGGGCCTGCAGGGAGGGCCGCTCGACCACGTCATCGCGGCCAAGGCGGTTGCGTTCCGCGAAGCCGCGCAGCCCGAGTTCACGACGTACGCCGCGCAGATCGTCCGCAACGCGCAGGCGCTCGCCCGCCACCTGGCCGAGGCCGGCTTCCGGCTGGTGTCCGGCGGCACCGACAACCATCTGATGCTGGTCGACCTCCGGCCGTTCGACGCGGACCTGACGGGCAAGGAGGCGCAGATCGTCCTCGACCGCGCCGGCATAACCCTCAACAAGAACCAGATCCCCGGCGACCCGCGGTCACCGTTCGTCACGAGTGGCCTCCGCATCGGCACGCCGGCGACGACGACGGCGGGGATGACCGAGCCGGAGATGGCCGAGATCGCGTCTTTGATCGCACGCGCCCTCCGTCATCGCGAGGACGACGCCGAGCTCGCCGCGGTGCACGACGCGGTGACGACGCTCTGCTCGAAGTTCACCCCCTATCCCGAGCTCACCGGGTGA